The following are encoded together in the Lathyrus oleraceus cultivar Zhongwan6 chromosome 3, CAAS_Psat_ZW6_1.0, whole genome shotgun sequence genome:
- the LOC127128771 gene encoding uncharacterized protein LOC127128771, translated as MGRWWWKTAALVAIAALLLRSYGGELIGVSWDKESLMKWMSDLSDKLGIWAIPLYISVHTISIALCLPSAIFLETVASLLFGFLPSVLCVFSAKILAASLSFSIGRLVFRNSSSAMDWAQRNKYFKILSNGVARDGWKFVLLARFSPVPSYIINYTLAATEVRFFLDFLLPTVVGCLPMILQNTSIGSLAGAAVSTASGSKKSQFWSYFFPIVGILSSVLISLRIKKYSSQISVPEISSDKDNTVESK; from the exons ATGGGGCGGTGGTGGTGGAAAACGGCGGCGTTGGTCGCAATAGCCGCCTTGTTATTAAGATCTTACGGCGGAGAACTGATCGGAGTTAGTTGGGACAAAGAATCGTTGATGAAATGGATGAGTGATTTATCTGATAAATTAGGGATTTGGGCGATTCCTCTTTACATCTCAGTTCACACAATCTCCATCGCTCTTTGTTTACCTTCCGCTATTTTTCTCGAAACCGTTGCTTCTCTTCTCTTCGGATTCTTACCTTCTGTTCTCTGTGTTTTCTCTGCGAAGATCCTTGCTGCATCGCTTTCATTCTCGATTGGCAG GTTAGTATTCAGGAATTCAAGTTCAGCAATGGACTGGGCTCAAAGAAACAAATATTTTAAAATCCTCTCAAACGGAGTTGCGCGAGATGGTTGGAAGTTTGTTCTTCTCGCCCGATTCTCACCCGTGCCTTCCTATATTATTAACTACACCTTAGCTGCAACTGAAGTTAGGTTCTTTTTGGATTTTCTTCTTCCCACCGTTGTCGGATGCCTCCCCATGATCTTGCAGAATACATCTATCGGAAGCCTTGCCGGTGCAGCTGTTTCCACAGCATCTGGCTCTAAGAAATCTCAATTTTGGTCTTACTTTTTCCCCATAGTTGGTATTTTATCTAGTGTACTTATTTCTTTGAGAATTAAGAAGTATTCATCCCAAATTTCAGTACCCGAAATCTCTTCCGACAAAGATAACACCGTTGAGTCAAAATAG